Part of the Leptospira montravelensis genome, CAACTAACTTTAACAATGTAAGTATAAATGCTAATAATAGAATGTATTGTCCCGAATGCTCTAACCGGTAGGCCCATTTCCCATGTGGCATTTTTTGTCTATGTTCATCTCCCAATGTTTCCGCAAGGCCACCACAAGAACATATCCAACCGCAATAAGCCCCTTTTCCATAACGATAAACTAATAAAGGAATAAACCCAAAACTAAACAATACACCATAACCTAACCAAAAGTTGGTGATACCGCCATCATATAAAACACCCATACTAAGAGGCCATGCCAATATAAATCCATATGCTTTCCAGTATGCATCATTCGGAAAAATTTCTGTTCGAATATAACCTTCCGGACTCCCTAAATAACCCTTATCACCTAGTTCAGGTAAAATCAATTCAGGCAATAAAAACAGAAAGAAAACTTGTATGAAGATTAAACTAAGAGTTTGGTAAAATATATATTCAGTTTTACGAACAAAAATTCTTCGAATTCCAAAAACCAAAATAGTTAAAGAGTATAACATGGTATAATGGAACGAAGGATATTTTCCCATAAAGGGTTGATTCCAGTATGTGGCAGCAAGATAAACAAATAGAAAATACGAAAACGCAAAAAGTAGATAACTATTCCTGATAAAAACCCAAGGATAAAATTTTCCAAACCCATGTTTAAATTTCAAAAATACAAATAGAGATAACGAAAGAATTGATAAACCACCAAAAAAAGTAGCTAATGGTGAGAACCATCCCGGTCCATAAAAAGATGCTTTCCCAAAATACGCAAGAGTTGCAAAAGAAAATAACGAGGTAAATCCCACCCAATCAGAAAATGATTTTTCATTTTGAATTTTAATTCCGATTTTTTTTAAAAAAGGAATTGGTGGTGTTGTACCAGTTAAAATATAAATCAAATCCGATTTGATTTTTAATGCGGAAGAAGGAGTTTTCACAAAAACATTTGATTCGGAAATATCTGAAACTTCAGATTCTAATAAAAGTTTTACTTTTCCGGCCTGAACTAACAGCTCTAAACTTTTTAAATTTTCTTCCTTGGGCCTTCGAAGGTCTTTCCCTCTGTGGATTAAATTTACCTCTTTTGCATATCTTACACATGCGATAGCAGCTTCAACGGCAGAATCTCCACCTCCAACGATGACTATAGATTTATCCTTTGTATCATATGGATCAAAGAGTCGGT contains:
- a CDS encoding NAD(P)-binding domain-containing protein, which codes for MWPSSYFRWLTKSVPTGPVEIYPEISETYETNLPNVFIIGDLTGVPLLKLAAESGVNVWKHIRENKVDCLDAVIIGSGPAGLSCAYEASRLGKKYIVLEANLPFQTILSYPNKKPIFAEPKGIKSLSKLNIQDSTKEDLLEYLNLLLKNEPIELVVGKRVSSIHREGSLYIVKTESGDSYLTSSVVIAIGKSGDPKRLGVKGETSSSVFYRLFDPYDTKDKSIVIVGGGDSAVEAAIACVRYAKEVNLIHRGKDLRRPKEENLKSLELLVQAGKVKLLLESEVSDISESNVFVKTPSSALKIKSDLIYILTGTTPPIPFLKKIGIKIQNEKSFSDWVGFTSLFSFATLAYFGKASFYGPGWFSPLATFFGGLSILSLSLFVFLKFKHGFGKFYPWVFIRNSYLLFAFSYFLFVYLAATYWNQPFMGKYPSFHYTMLYSLTILVFGIRRIFVRKTEYIFYQTLSLIFIQVFFLFLLPELILPELGDKGYLGSPEGYIRTEIFPNDAYWKAYGFILAWPLSMGVLYDGGITNFWLGYGVLFSFGFIPLLVYRYGKGAYCGWICSCGGLAETLGDEHRQKMPHGKWAYRLEHSGQYILLLAFILTLLKLVGVYGKIVNPNLALSESIADSVKWIYDIVVDIGLAGVVGVGFYFLFSGRIWCRMFCPLASLMHIYVKFSKFRIFAEKKKCISCNICTKNCHQGIDVMGYASRGIPMDSVQCVRCSACVSLCPTEVLEFGSINSTGIRYDLFQAKLRK